A segment of the Methylomonas paludis genome:
CTCAAGATTTTGAGTTAACAGCCTACGGGTTTACCCGCCAAAAATCATAAATCTGCACTTTCTCCAGCATAAACCTGTCCAACAAGGCCTGTTGTTGGGCTTGATAATAAGCCGCTATTGCTGTAGGTAGCCCATCATGGTAAAAACTGGTTAGCGCAGCAGTCAGAACTGCCGAATTTTGAATATCCCCCAACAGGGTTAGATAATCTTTAATGGCTGGCAATTGATCTTTGTCCTGGTCTGGTAACCAAGGCTGGATATCCAGCAGCAGATAACGCAATTTTTTCATACTGATGCGCAGATGATGCAGGCTGGGCAACTGATGAGGATCAACAGCCAGATAACGTTGCAGCGCTGTGCCGTACACCTTATCCACTGCCTCAAGCAGGGCGGTTTTATCTGCCCGGCGGGCTTTGCAGCGGCTATGTAGCTTTTTGCATTTGCGTTTGATTTTGCCGCTAGGGATGGTTTTGATAAACGCGCGGGTTTCCGCCAGTAAGCGGCTTTCCTGAGCTTGCAAATCTTGCAGAAACGGTTTTAATTCTGCTAATGTCGTGGCGGTGTTGCCTATTTCCAGTAACATTACCTGAGTATCGCGTAATGCGTTCAGGCAGTCTAATTGAGTTTTTAATAAACGCTGCAGTTTGCCTGCCCGCGCTTTTGGGTTCAGCGTTGTCAATAAGGCCAGCATTGCCAGTAAGCGGCGGATAGCAAACCGTAATTCATGCACCGCGTTCTCGCTGCAATCATGGCGGCAATCAATCAGGCTGATCCGATACCGCCGCCAGTGTTCGTCCAGAGTGTCTAACAGTAAGCGGCTGATGTGGATAGGCACGTCCTAATTTTTGCGGCTTTGCAGTTTTCTTTTCCGCAATACCAGTGTCACAATAGGCCCGGAGGCGGCGTAAGCCACCGAGATGATGAACAGCATGCGCTGCGGTTGCGCCATCACAAAGCCTATTGCCAGCATGGTGATAATCGCTGCCAGAAACGGCACCTTGTTTTTAAAATCAATTTCTTTAAAACTGGAATAACGGAAATTACTCACCATCAGTAAACCGGTTACCGTGGTGGTAATTAATACCAGATATTTGATATTCTCTACATCGTAGCCGTTTTCAATGCAAAACCATAAGCCGCCGGCCAAAATTGCCGCCGCAGCCGGGCTGGGTAAGCCCTGAAAATAGCGTTTATCCGCCACTTCCACCTGAGTATTAAACCGCGCCAACCGCAACGCGCCACCGGCCATGTGCACAAAAGCCGCGAATAATCCGGCCTGGCCCATAGTGGATAAAGTCCATAGATACATTACGATCGCCGGCGCTGCACCAAAAGAAACCATATCCGACAAACTGTCGTACTGCACGCCGAACTCGCTTTGGGTATTGGTTAGCCGGGCCACCCGGCCATCCAGGCCATCCAGCACCATAGCAATAAACAGGGCAATGGCCGCCGTTTCAAACCGGCCATTAATGGCGGCGGTAATCGCGTAAAAACCGGCAAACATGGCGCCCGTGGTGAACAGATTAGGCAGCAGATAAATGCCCCGGTGACGAGGAGGTGGCTTTTGTATCATTGCTCTTACTATGCGAAGTAAATTTAGCCCATTTTACATGGCTGAGAAAAGTTCTGCTAATTTCACTGCGCTAAACATAAAAAAGCCCGTCAGTGACGGGCTTTTGCAGATCGGTTTAAACCAGATCAGATACATCCTTTTTAATAGCGTGGCTAAGGGCTTGTACCCATCTGGTATAGCGCCGATCAGTTCTTGGTTTTATCCACAATCTGATTGGCTTTAATCCAAGGCATCATTGCCCGCAATTTAGCGCCAACCTGTTCAATCGGATGCTCAGCATTCAAACGGCGTTTCGCAGTCATTTCCGGATAGCCGGTAGCGCCTTCCAGAATAAACTGCTTGGCGTATTCGCCTTTTTGAATATTGGCTAGCGCCTGTTTCATGGCCAGACGGCTTTCCGCATTGATAACACGCGGGCCGGTGACATATTCACCATATTCGGCATTATTGGAGATTGAGTAATTCATGTTGGCAATGCCGCCTTCATACATCAGATCCACAATCAGCTTCAATTCGTGCAGACACTCAAAATAAGCCATTTCCGGTGGATAGCCGGCTTCAGTCAGGGTTTCAAAACCGGCTTTCACCAGCTCAACCGCGCCGCCGCACAATACCGCTTGTTCACCAAACAAATCGGTTTCGGTTTCGTCGCGGAAAGTGGTTTCAATAATACCGGAACGACCGCCGCCAATTGCCGAAGCGTAAGATAAAGAAATGGCTTTGGCCTGACCGGAAGCATCCTGATGAATAGCAATCAAATCAGGAATACCGCCACCTTTAACAAATTCAGAGCGCACAGTGTGACCAGGTGCTTTTGGGGCAATCATAATCACATCCAGATCAGCACGCGGCACGATCTGGTTGAACAAAATCGAGAAGCCGTGAGCAAACGCCAGCGCAGCGCCGGGTTTAATATTCGGTTCGATTTCAGTTTTATACAATTGCGACTGAAATTCGTCAGGCGTCAAAATCATCACCACATCAGCATAAGCCACCGCTTCCGGTACGTCTTTAACAGTCAGGCCGCTGGCGGTTGCTTTAGCAACAGACGCTGAACTGGCGCGCAAACCAACGACGACATCAACGCCGGAATCTTTCAGATTATTGGCGTGGGCATGGCCTTGCGAACCGTAGCCGATGATGGCTACTTTTTTGTTTCTGATCACCGAAAGATCAGCGTCTTTATCGTAATAAACTTGCATAGGTTTTTCTCGTTACTGGGTAAATATAAATTGTTATAAATGTAAGCCTTTCTCGCCGCGAGAAATGCCGGTCGGGCCGGAGCGCGCCACTTCAATAATACTGCCTTCCTCAAAACCGTGAATAAAAGCATCCAACTTGCTGGATTGTCCGGTCATTTCCACCACATAGCTGTTGTGGGTCACGTCAATAATTTTGCCGCGAAAAATGTCCACCATCCGCTTCACCTCTTCACGGGTATCAGCAGAAGTTTTAATTTTAACCAGCATCAACTCCCGCTCGATATGCGCCGACTCCGCCAGATCAATCAGCTTAACCACGTCAATCAGCTTATTAAGCTGCTTGGTAATCTGCTCGATAATCTCGTCACTGCCGCGTGTCACCAGCGTCATCCGCGACAGACTCGGATCTTCGGTGGGTGCAACCGTCAAAGACTCAATATTATAGCCGCGTGCCGAAAACAGGCCCGCCACCCGCGACAGTGCGCCAGATTCGTTTTCAATTAAAATTGAAATGATATGTCTCATTATGACAACTCCCTATCCAGCGGAGTGCCGGGAGCGACTCGCAATTTCATATCGTGATGCGCCTTGCCTGCCTCTATCATTGGGTAAACGTTTTCGGTACGATCAGTAATAAAATCCAGAAACACCGTTCTGTCCTTTAAAGCAAACGCCTCTTCCAAAGCTCCGCGTACATCTTCCGGCTTATTGATCAGCATGCCCACATGTCCGTAAGCTTCTGCCAGCTTCACAAAGTCCGGCAAAGTATCCATATAAGATTGCGAATAACGGCTCTCATAAGAAAACTCCTGCCACTGTCTCACCATACCCATATAACGATTGTTCAGATTGATGATTTTCACCGGGGTACGGTATTGCAAAGCAGTGGACAGCTCCTGAATACACATCTGGATACTGGCTTCGCCGGTAATACAAGCCACATCCGCTTCCGGAAACGCCAGTTTTACCCCAATTGCCGCCGGCAAACCAAAGCCCATGGTGCCCAAGCCGCCGGAATTGATCCAACGTCTGGGTTTATCAAAATGATAATACTGCGCCGCATACATCTGATGCTGGCCCACATCCGAAGTGACATAAGCATTACCGCCGGTCACCTCATACAACTGCTCAATCACAAACTGGGGCTTGATTATGGTGCTGGTGCGGTCATATTCCAGACACTGCACGCTACGCCAGCTTTGAATCAAACTCCACCAGGCTTCCAGAGCAGATTTAGACGGCTTTTGCTTGCTGTCCTTGATAATATCAATCATCTGTTCCAGCACCGGCTTCACATCACCAACGATAGGAATATCCACCTTTACCGTTTTCGAAATCGAAGCCGGATCAAT
Coding sequences within it:
- a CDS encoding CHAD domain-containing protein; its protein translation is MPIHISRLLLDTLDEHWRRYRISLIDCRHDCSENAVHELRFAIRRLLAMLALLTTLNPKARAGKLQRLLKTQLDCLNALRDTQVMLLEIGNTATTLAELKPFLQDLQAQESRLLAETRAFIKTIPSGKIKRKCKKLHSRCKARRADKTALLEAVDKVYGTALQRYLAVDPHQLPSLHHLRISMKKLRYLLLDIQPWLPDQDKDQLPAIKDYLTLLGDIQNSAVLTAALTSFYHDGLPTAIAAYYQAQQQALLDRFMLEKVQIYDFWRVNP
- the pssA gene encoding CDP-diacylglycerol--serine O-phosphatidyltransferase, with translation MIQKPPPRHRGIYLLPNLFTTGAMFAGFYAITAAINGRFETAAIALFIAMVLDGLDGRVARLTNTQSEFGVQYDSLSDMVSFGAAPAIVMYLWTLSTMGQAGLFAAFVHMAGGALRLARFNTQVEVADKRYFQGLPSPAAAAILAGGLWFCIENGYDVENIKYLVLITTTVTGLLMVSNFRYSSFKEIDFKNKVPFLAAIITMLAIGFVMAQPQRMLFIISVAYAASGPIVTLVLRKRKLQSRKN
- the ilvC gene encoding ketol-acid reductoisomerase, with translation MQVYYDKDADLSVIRNKKVAIIGYGSQGHAHANNLKDSGVDVVVGLRASSASVAKATASGLTVKDVPEAVAYADVVMILTPDEFQSQLYKTEIEPNIKPGAALAFAHGFSILFNQIVPRADLDVIMIAPKAPGHTVRSEFVKGGGIPDLIAIHQDASGQAKAISLSYASAIGGGRSGIIETTFRDETETDLFGEQAVLCGGAVELVKAGFETLTEAGYPPEMAYFECLHELKLIVDLMYEGGIANMNYSISNNAEYGEYVTGPRVINAESRLAMKQALANIQKGEYAKQFILEGATGYPEMTAKRRLNAEHPIEQVGAKLRAMMPWIKANQIVDKTKN
- the ilvN gene encoding acetolactate synthase small subunit — translated: MRHIISILIENESGALSRVAGLFSARGYNIESLTVAPTEDPSLSRMTLVTRGSDEIIEQITKQLNKLIDVVKLIDLAESAHIERELMLVKIKTSADTREEVKRMVDIFRGKIIDVTHNSYVVEMTGQSSKLDAFIHGFEEGSIIEVARSGPTGISRGEKGLHL